The Sphingomonas sanxanigenens DSM 19645 = NX02 genome includes a region encoding these proteins:
- a CDS encoding helix-turn-helix transcriptional regulator: protein MMKASALACLASIVASQSNEAEFAALRPLLDQACALADQGFARDWAKIAEVLLLLTQGQIIPARNRIDAHLTDMVSPVAEETLKRLRLAVLAESGVPLAELEWPLLFCDQIVDVQIHTARAILRAARLAGDADLCGKILTELNVKAVRDHMPRLQLMADILTAEHEMASGRSVTIPNIPRNDAITSAHLAIADVECMLLSATRALADGKDHLARQLTDRILARIRRAGWQHIILKTLMLRSVLHLRKEALQLSIRSAEEASEIRDSTGLKETAREFRNILEHIHAGWAVKARFDRSAAQHHLPSSQHTEGSDLSRRQLHILGLARDGLTSAEIANILGIGEDGVKWHFRAIFKCLAVNRRTQAVATAIQRGLLH from the coding sequence ATGATGAAGGCCTCCGCCCTGGCCTGTCTCGCGAGCATCGTGGCGAGTCAGTCGAACGAGGCCGAGTTCGCGGCACTGCGTCCCCTACTGGATCAAGCTTGTGCCCTGGCCGATCAGGGCTTTGCCCGCGACTGGGCAAAGATTGCCGAAGTGCTGCTCCTGCTGACGCAGGGGCAGATCATTCCCGCACGAAATAGGATCGACGCGCATCTGACGGATATGGTCTCCCCGGTTGCCGAGGAGACGCTGAAAAGATTGCGCCTCGCTGTGCTGGCCGAAAGCGGCGTGCCTCTGGCAGAACTGGAATGGCCGTTGCTTTTCTGCGACCAGATCGTCGACGTCCAGATTCATACGGCACGGGCCATATTACGAGCCGCTCGTCTGGCCGGAGATGCGGACCTCTGCGGAAAAATCCTGACCGAACTGAACGTGAAAGCCGTACGCGACCACATGCCGCGACTGCAACTCATGGCCGATATCCTGACTGCCGAACATGAAATGGCGTCGGGTCGATCGGTCACCATCCCCAATATTCCCAGGAACGACGCCATCACTTCGGCTCACCTCGCCATTGCGGACGTCGAGTGCATGCTTCTGTCTGCGACGCGGGCGCTTGCCGACGGGAAGGATCACCTCGCGCGCCAATTGACGGACCGTATCCTGGCCCGCATCCGCAGGGCAGGATGGCAACATATCATACTCAAAACCCTCATGCTGCGTTCGGTGCTGCATCTACGTAAAGAGGCGCTGCAACTTTCCATACGGTCAGCGGAAGAGGCCTCGGAAATTCGCGACAGCACAGGACTGAAGGAAACAGCGCGGGAGTTCCGGAATATCCTGGAGCATATTCACGCGGGATGGGCCGTAAAGGCGAGGTTTGATCGGTCCGCAGCACAACATCACTTGCCGAGTTCACAACATACCGAAGGATCCGACCTGTCTCGCCGCCAACTCCATATCCTCGGCCTGGCGCGGGATGGTCTTACGAGCGCGGAGATCGCCAACATATTGGGTATCGGCGAAGATGGCGTAAAATGGCATTTTCGCGCGATCTTCAAGTGTCTCGCTGTCAACAGGCGCACCCAGGCCGTCGCCACGGCGATACAGCGCGGTCTCCTTCACTAA
- a CDS encoding TetR/AcrR family transcriptional regulator translates to MSRRPARTRPTRAQTRERILDGALEAFAERGFHGSTQEDICERVGLSRGAYNSSFRSKDELFFALYDRVIERLQSRLEEATACALSMPGSTADNFLKAFIASYPFDRDWYLLQAEFGLYALRHPAMASHYAERQGRILAIIEGALADILREDSRIVARGLPRIARLILAVHEGSMFQGLLEPHEVASGELLDFLVDLMLARAATRVD, encoded by the coding sequence GTGAGCCGCCGCCCGGCACGAACGCGCCCGACCCGGGCGCAGACCCGGGAGCGCATCCTGGATGGCGCTCTCGAGGCCTTCGCCGAACGTGGCTTCCATGGCTCCACCCAGGAAGATATTTGCGAGCGCGTCGGTCTGAGCCGGGGGGCCTATAATTCCAGCTTCCGATCCAAGGACGAATTGTTCTTCGCCCTCTATGACCGGGTGATCGAGCGCTTGCAGTCGAGGCTGGAGGAGGCGACCGCTTGCGCCCTGTCCATGCCCGGCTCGACGGCCGACAATTTCCTCAAGGCCTTTATCGCCAGCTATCCGTTCGATCGAGACTGGTATCTGCTCCAGGCCGAGTTCGGCCTCTATGCCCTACGCCATCCTGCCATGGCGAGCCACTATGCCGAACGGCAAGGACGGATCCTCGCCATCATCGAGGGCGCGCTCGCTGACATCCTTCGCGAGGACTCCCGCATCGTTGCCCGGGGCCTCCCGCGCATCGCGCGACTGATCCTGGCTGTCCACGAGGGAAGCATGTTCCAGGGCCTGCTCGAACCGCACGAGGTCGCAAGCGGAGAGCTTCTGGACTTTCTCGTGGATCTCATGCTGGCGAGGGCGGCAACGAGAGTCGACTAA